The following are encoded together in the Armatimonadota bacterium genome:
- a CDS encoding alpha/beta hydrolase has translation MIHGFGCDSRFWQPQAKALTEDGWQVFAPDLPYHGTSGKGVELSLEGLARWVTDTQLERPALLIGHSLGGMMSLEIGRNAPEKVLGIALVDAFTCLQLNSRHLPGMFVEGLHTDTRKWIEEKRQGIIDHMTQAVYDTIWPSIAAFDSRPWLPAITCPVLGLYAGRGKYGPGDAALLHGALALDRIGGPVRVEVVADAGHFLNLEKPDEVNRILLGWLKERFDAQ, from the coding sequence ATGATCCATGGCTTCGGCTGTGACTCTCGGTTCTGGCAGCCGCAGGCGAAAGCTCTGACTGAGGACGGATGGCAGGTCTTCGCGCCCGACCTGCCTTACCACGGCACATCGGGCAAAGGGGTGGAGTTGTCACTAGAGGGCCTGGCCCGGTGGGTGACAGACACCCAGCTGGAACGCCCGGCACTGCTCATCGGGCACTCCCTGGGCGGAATGATGAGCCTTGAGATCGGGCGGAATGCACCTGAGAAGGTATTGGGAATAGCGCTGGTTGACGCATTCACCTGCCTGCAGCTCAATAGCCGCCACCTGCCGGGAATGTTTGTAGAAGGGCTGCACACAGATACGAGGAAATGGATCGAAGAGAAACGGCAGGGCATTATAGATCACATGACGCAGGCCGTGTATGACACGATCTGGCCGAGTATTGCTGCCTTCGACTCGCGGCCATGGCTGCCCGCCATCACCTGCCCGGTTCTTGGTCTGTATGCCGGGCGCGGCAAGTACGGTCCGGGCGATGCCGCGTTGCTGCACGGAGCGCTTGCGCTGGACAGGATCGGTGGACCTGTTCGTGTGGAAGTGGTGGCCGACGCCGGGCATTTCCTGAATCTGGAGAAACCTGATGAAGTGAACCGGATACTCCTGGGCTGGCTGAAGGAGCGCTTCGACGCCCAATGA
- a CDS encoding right-handed parallel beta-helix repeat-containing protein yields MMILRQALLLALILAATGVCLVSSCAEPVTLYVAPDGNDAWSGRTAEPAGNDGPFATANRARDEVRKMKAEGGLPPGGVIVQFQAGVYELADKIALDAQDSGSPGAPVVYRAQPGTEVRLVGGRKVTNFVPVEDAAVLERLMPEARGKVLQADLKALGITDFGHPVADGQRLELFFQDRPMKVSRWPNEGFATIVDVTGGAPHKIHGIPGDKIGKFTYDGDRPSRWIGEKDPWVHGYWFWDWADERQQIESIDPATRTITVKPPYHGYGYRKGAWWAAFNLLAELDSPEEYYLDRETGILYFWPPSPVAEGNPIVSVMGEAIRCDGASNVEFRGFIIEATRGTPVVIGNADHVRIAACVIRNTGGAAVSMSGRDSGVYGCDITQTANGGISLNGGDRRTLTPANLVAENNHIYEYARWKRVYQPGISLYGVGNVARHNLIHDAPHMAMGFGGNDHLIEFNEIHSVSYESNDAGAIYTGRDWSMRGTVLRYNYLHHINGREGRGCVGMYLDDQFSGTTMYGNVFYKVTRAAMIGGGRDCTIENNIFVDCVPATHVDSRGLGWAAGGFEGLKSKLEQWPYKEEPWASRYPGLPNILDEDPMAPRGNLIARNICVGGRWGDFDGRAKPLVTFEDNMLEGDPMFVDPENLNFQLRDESPAFDLGFRRIPIKLIGLIDDENRATWPVVHEPRPMVSPPPPPPRAQRTAPVVFRLPRLAGQVTVDGSLTADEWFGLDTGKGIVIEQGVDGAKQTPASTAWIAWDDARLYVGIDNPVNPKFPIRPGNVWGQDDAVEIAFQGQAKDAPIIVLRGFPSGHFESTDEAGAPESVVKKAKEGTQYAATMVDTKRWTAEWSVPLASLGIDPEKDPKVWFNLSVRKTADEQWTMWQGTGAHTWDVMQAGIIEFAR; encoded by the coding sequence ATGATGATCTTGAGGCAGGCGCTGTTGCTCGCGCTGATACTCGCTGCTACGGGGGTGTGCCTGGTGTCCTCGTGCGCCGAACCCGTGACCCTGTATGTTGCGCCGGACGGTAACGATGCTTGGTCCGGGAGAACAGCCGAACCGGCGGGCAATGATGGCCCTTTCGCCACTGCAAACCGCGCACGAGACGAAGTGCGCAAGATGAAGGCCGAGGGCGGACTGCCTCCTGGCGGGGTAATCGTCCAGTTCCAGGCCGGTGTGTACGAGTTGGCCGACAAGATCGCTCTCGATGCCCAAGACAGCGGGTCACCGGGTGCGCCTGTGGTCTACCGAGCTCAGCCGGGCACTGAGGTCCGCCTCGTGGGCGGCAGAAAGGTCACGAATTTCGTACCTGTGGAGGACGCCGCGGTACTGGAGCGCCTCATGCCCGAAGCCCGGGGGAAGGTGCTGCAGGCGGACCTCAAGGCCCTTGGTATCACCGACTTTGGGCACCCGGTTGCGGACGGGCAGCGGCTGGAGCTGTTCTTCCAGGACAGGCCGATGAAGGTCTCGCGCTGGCCAAATGAGGGCTTCGCGACGATCGTGGATGTCACCGGCGGCGCACCCCACAAGATCCACGGCATCCCCGGTGACAAAATCGGCAAGTTCACTTACGACGGCGACCGCCCCTCGCGATGGATAGGCGAGAAGGACCCGTGGGTGCACGGCTACTGGTTCTGGGACTGGGCTGATGAGCGCCAGCAGATCGAGTCCATCGATCCCGCCACAAGGACGATTACTGTCAAGCCGCCCTACCATGGCTACGGCTATCGCAAAGGCGCCTGGTGGGCCGCATTTAACCTGCTGGCTGAGCTAGATTCGCCCGAAGAGTATTACCTGGACCGCGAGACCGGGATCCTCTACTTCTGGCCGCCAAGTCCAGTGGCCGAAGGCAATCCAATCGTTTCGGTGATGGGCGAAGCTATCCGCTGCGATGGTGCCAGTAACGTGGAGTTCCGGGGTTTCATCATTGAGGCCACCCGCGGGACGCCGGTGGTGATCGGGAATGCCGACCACGTGCGCATCGCGGCATGCGTGATCCGCAATACCGGAGGCGCGGCGGTGAGCATGTCCGGCAGGGACAGTGGCGTCTACGGATGTGACATCACCCAGACGGCCAACGGCGGCATCTCCCTCAATGGTGGCGACCGCAGGACCCTCACGCCGGCCAATCTTGTAGCCGAGAACAATCACATCTACGAATACGCACGCTGGAAGCGGGTCTACCAGCCGGGTATCAGCTTGTACGGTGTGGGCAATGTGGCCCGGCACAATCTGATCCATGACGCACCGCACATGGCTATGGGGTTCGGTGGGAACGATCACTTGATCGAGTTCAATGAGATTCATAGCGTGAGCTATGAGTCCAATGACGCCGGGGCGATCTACACCGGCCGCGACTGGAGCATGCGGGGCACGGTGTTGCGCTACAACTACCTGCACCACATCAACGGCCGCGAGGGTCGCGGCTGCGTGGGCATGTATCTCGACGACCAGTTCAGCGGCACTACCATGTACGGCAATGTCTTCTACAAAGTGACCCGGGCGGCCATGATCGGCGGCGGGCGCGACTGCACCATCGAGAATAACATCTTCGTGGACTGCGTCCCGGCAACTCACGTAGACTCGCGTGGCCTCGGCTGGGCAGCAGGCGGGTTCGAGGGGCTCAAGAGCAAGCTGGAGCAGTGGCCTTACAAGGAAGAGCCCTGGGCCTCCAGGTACCCCGGCCTGCCCAACATCCTCGACGAAGACCCAATGGCGCCGCGAGGCAACTTGATCGCGCGAAACATCTGCGTGGGCGGACGCTGGGGAGACTTCGACGGCAGGGCGAAGCCGCTGGTAACTTTCGAGGACAACATGCTCGAAGGCGACCCCATGTTCGTGGACCCCGAGAACCTGAACTTCCAGTTGAGGGACGAATCTCCCGCATTTGATCTCGGCTTCAGGCGGATCCCGATCAAACTCATCGGCCTGATCGACGACGAGAACCGGGCGACGTGGCCGGTTGTCCATGAGCCGCGGCCCATGGTCTCCCCACCCCCTCCGCCGCCTCGTGCCCAGAGAACCGCACCCGTGGTGTTCAGACTGCCCCGGCTCGCGGGACAGGTGACGGTGGACGGCTCCCTGACTGCAGACGAGTGGTTCGGTTTGGACACAGGAAAAGGCATTGTCATTGAGCAGGGCGTTGACGGCGCGAAGCAGACGCCTGCGAGCACCGCGTGGATCGCGTGGGATGATGCCCGGCTCTACGTGGGCATCGACAACCCCGTGAACCCCAAGTTCCCCATCCGGCCGGGGAATGTGTGGGGGCAGGATGATGCGGTGGAAATCGCATTCCAGGGCCAGGCAAAGGACGCGCCGATCATTGTCCTGCGAGGGTTCCCGTCCGGGCACTTCGAGAGCACCGACGAGGCGGGCGCCCCAGAATCCGTGGTGAAGAAGGCCAAAGAGGGCACGCAGTACGCTGCCACCATGGTGGACACCAAGCGCTGGACTGCCGAGTGGTCGGTGCCCCTTGCCTCGCTCGGCATCGATCCGGAGAAGGACCCGAAGGTGTGGTTCAACCTGAGCGTCCGGAAGACCGCAGATGAGCAGTGGACCATGTGGCAGGGCACTGGCGCCCATACGTGGGACGTCATGCAGGCGGGGATCATCGAGTTCGCCCGCTAA
- a CDS encoding beta-galactosidase trimerization domain-containing protein yields the protein MKRWIAVITLGIALIAGSSPAFCATNAQEVEEDCSLASNLATPHEPWGKAWSAGPARALYFVYTGPYDGTWEDTGTRVREAVELQQRFDLPGEAVLFCGRGDTWVFHGLRDGERRAEKLLENRYDLYVIAGFAFERLPAKMQYMILEKVAKGAGLLCCGAPAKDFMVARREITPTPGVLTGGLPALDGKPASQYVGAYQLGRGRGVWLKYSAHAITPFKEFSFRALSDYEYWMALAGRAALWAAGKEGAVQVAAVNGDETASVSRDAPNRAAVVSLSTTAAREMPVTVFASLRRAEDGLKIPLGQQKVALRPDDVTQVQVPLPSLRAGEYYVDARVIGEGGTVAFGAGLITVTSPAGVEKVEMNRTFIERGETITATATLRGTPAEGSVLRMRMRDSYDRVLLQRDIPVQAGQVEYTFDYTADEFATILMRCEVALLADGAEVEMKTAEFTVPKRRQGQFNFVMWDAPRDTLAAYAWRQLQEAGHNVCLMGAFGKSKQPAALKACDASIVPYSTRILDPKDENGYMQPVCWNDDPAAAEYVQKIVDNQINLREQGVFVYSLGDEGVTKGCCVHPDCIAAYRQWLQGQYGTIEALNESWGSDYASFDEVNLLDPKDNMETQAQKSNFPRWFDRAAFARYNLMQFSGRFVDGYRKLDPESLCGFEGTGGFGDDYDAITSINTFYGPYPSLGDDIVRSIYDRDRVRSNWMGYSKTGDALSDAAWRMVIKGMDSVWYWMWSGIGSWRGYLRPTLDFWPAIEDVKDEMRPVREGLGDLLLNSDMLHSGIAVFYSVPSALSGSLENSGAFASAEGAHNDFVNLTYELGRDVKYVTAATLADGELERGNYRVLLLPMAQALSPKEAAIIRQFVERGGTVIADVRPGVYDGHCKPVMPGLLDDLFGITRKGRGTPKEMSVDVSGAVGGVSLSARIPRAKVDIDVASASAQALGMCEDTPVLLVNSVGAGRAILLNFHPTVGRTTDPEGAGTRAILKALYESAGASAAVQMTAPDGGPLPVTETRVWASGDTLVFGLMRRMENAWFGPKSGTTAGTPQPARIALPQPMHVYDLRAGKYLGLVKQVDTRLKWGRASFFLASPRQITGLSLALSAQNPQPGEPFEATVSLDVPEGASSRQAVWVEVIDPQGNSPLWGRKVAILEGGKATVPLLIAANDQPGTWRVRVTELFSKQTAEANWTVR from the coding sequence GTGAAACGCTGGATCGCCGTTATCACCCTTGGGATCGCGCTGATTGCAGGATCGTCTCCCGCTTTCTGCGCCACGAATGCGCAGGAAGTCGAGGAGGACTGCTCCCTGGCATCCAACCTCGCCACGCCCCATGAGCCGTGGGGCAAAGCCTGGTCGGCAGGTCCCGCGCGGGCCTTGTATTTCGTGTACACCGGCCCGTACGACGGTACGTGGGAGGACACGGGAACCCGCGTGCGCGAAGCGGTGGAACTGCAGCAGCGCTTCGACCTGCCCGGAGAGGCCGTCCTATTCTGCGGGAGGGGCGACACCTGGGTCTTTCACGGTCTGCGAGACGGTGAAAGGCGCGCCGAGAAGCTGCTGGAGAACCGGTATGACCTGTACGTCATCGCCGGATTCGCCTTCGAACGCCTCCCCGCCAAGATGCAGTATATGATCCTCGAGAAAGTGGCGAAGGGCGCCGGACTATTGTGTTGCGGGGCGCCGGCGAAGGACTTCATGGTGGCGCGGCGGGAGATCACCCCCACGCCGGGAGTGCTCACCGGCGGTCTGCCTGCATTGGACGGAAAGCCGGCGAGCCAGTATGTGGGTGCCTACCAACTCGGCAGGGGTCGCGGCGTCTGGCTGAAATACAGTGCGCATGCGATCACACCCTTCAAAGAGTTCTCCTTCCGAGCGCTGAGCGACTATGAATACTGGATGGCCCTCGCAGGGCGCGCGGCTCTCTGGGCGGCGGGCAAGGAAGGCGCGGTTCAGGTGGCGGCGGTCAACGGTGATGAGACGGCAAGCGTCTCCCGCGACGCGCCCAATCGGGCTGCTGTAGTCTCACTGTCCACCACCGCGGCTCGCGAAATGCCCGTGACTGTGTTCGCGTCCTTGCGGCGCGCCGAAGACGGGCTGAAGATTCCCCTGGGTCAGCAGAAAGTGGCGCTGCGCCCCGACGACGTGACCCAGGTGCAGGTCCCGCTGCCATCTCTGCGAGCCGGGGAGTATTACGTGGACGCGCGGGTGATCGGCGAAGGGGGCACCGTCGCCTTCGGCGCCGGCCTGATCACCGTCACCAGTCCGGCGGGCGTTGAGAAGGTGGAGATGAACCGAACCTTCATCGAGCGCGGCGAGACCATCACGGCCACGGCGACTCTGCGCGGAACGCCGGCGGAGGGAAGCGTCCTGCGCATGCGCATGCGGGACTCCTACGACCGAGTGCTGTTGCAGCGAGATATCCCGGTACAGGCAGGCCAGGTTGAGTACACCTTCGACTACACCGCGGATGAGTTCGCGACGATCCTCATGCGCTGCGAGGTCGCGTTGCTTGCGGACGGTGCCGAGGTCGAGATGAAGACTGCCGAGTTCACTGTGCCGAAGCGGCGACAGGGACAGTTCAACTTCGTGATGTGGGACGCCCCAAGGGACACTCTCGCGGCATACGCCTGGCGGCAACTCCAGGAAGCCGGACACAACGTCTGTCTGATGGGAGCATTCGGCAAGTCCAAACAACCCGCGGCCCTCAAGGCATGCGATGCATCGATCGTGCCGTACAGCACCCGCATTCTTGATCCCAAGGACGAGAACGGCTACATGCAGCCCGTCTGCTGGAATGACGATCCGGCGGCGGCGGAGTATGTCCAGAAAATCGTGGACAACCAGATCAACCTCCGTGAGCAAGGGGTGTTTGTCTACTCCCTGGGCGACGAGGGCGTAACCAAGGGCTGCTGCGTTCACCCCGACTGCATCGCGGCCTATCGCCAGTGGCTACAGGGGCAGTACGGGACGATTGAGGCCCTGAACGAATCATGGGGAAGCGACTATGCGAGCTTCGACGAGGTGAACCTTCTCGACCCCAAGGACAATATGGAGACCCAGGCGCAGAAGAGTAACTTCCCGCGCTGGTTCGACCGGGCCGCCTTCGCCCGCTACAACCTCATGCAGTTCTCGGGCCGGTTCGTAGACGGCTACCGCAAGCTGGACCCGGAGTCCCTGTGCGGTTTCGAAGGAACCGGTGGCTTTGGCGACGATTATGACGCAATCACCTCCATCAACACCTTCTACGGACCGTACCCTTCACTGGGCGACGATATTGTCCGCTCGATCTATGACCGTGACCGGGTGCGCTCCAACTGGATGGGTTACTCAAAGACCGGTGACGCCCTGTCTGACGCAGCGTGGCGCATGGTCATCAAGGGCATGGACAGCGTCTGGTATTGGATGTGGTCGGGCATCGGCAGCTGGCGGGGGTATCTGCGGCCCACCCTGGACTTCTGGCCGGCGATCGAGGACGTGAAGGACGAAATGCGGCCGGTGCGTGAGGGCCTCGGGGATCTGCTGCTCAATTCGGACATGCTCCACAGCGGGATCGCGGTCTTTTACTCGGTCCCGTCGGCACTGTCCGGTTCTCTGGAAAACAGCGGCGCTTTCGCATCCGCGGAAGGTGCGCACAACGACTTCGTCAATTTGACGTACGAACTCGGGAGGGACGTGAAGTATGTCACCGCCGCGACGCTTGCGGACGGCGAACTGGAGCGCGGCAACTACCGTGTTCTGCTGTTGCCCATGGCGCAGGCACTCAGTCCGAAGGAAGCGGCGATCATCCGCCAGTTCGTGGAGCGCGGAGGCACGGTGATCGCCGACGTGCGCCCCGGCGTGTATGACGGCCACTGCAAGCCGGTCATGCCAGGTCTGCTGGATGACCTTTTCGGCATTACCCGCAAGGGTCGCGGAACACCCAAAGAGATGTCCGTTGATGTCAGTGGCGCAGTGGGCGGGGTCAGTCTCTCTGCGCGCATCCCTCGGGCGAAAGTGGACATAGACGTGGCATCTGCGAGCGCCCAAGCCCTTGGCATGTGCGAAGACACGCCGGTGCTATTGGTCAACTCTGTGGGCGCAGGACGGGCGATCCTGCTCAACTTCCACCCAACCGTGGGGCGAACAACCGACCCCGAAGGCGCCGGCACGCGCGCGATTCTGAAGGCCCTGTACGAGAGCGCCGGAGCCTCGGCGGCTGTGCAGATGACTGCGCCGGACGGTGGCCCGCTGCCCGTTACCGAGACGCGGGTCTGGGCCAGTGGAGACACGCTTGTGTTCGGCCTGATGCGCAGGATGGAGAACGCCTGGTTTGGCCCGAAGAGCGGGACCACCGCGGGCACTCCGCAGCCGGCTCGCATCGCGCTACCCCAGCCCATGCACGTATACGACCTGCGCGCGGGCAAGTATCTGGGGCTGGTGAAGCAGGTGGATACGCGGCTGAAGTGGGGACGGGCGTCTTTCTTCCTGGCTTCGCCGAGGCAGATCACGGGGCTTTCTCTGGCACTCAGCGCGCAGAATCCGCAGCCGGGTGAGCCATTTGAGGCCACGGTCTCACTGGACGTGCCCGAGGGAGCATCGAGCAGGCAGGCTGTCTGGGTGGAGGTCATCGACCCGCAAGGCAACAGTCCGCTGTGGGGACGTAAGGTGGCCATCCTCGAGGGCGGCAAGGCCACCGTCCCGCTGCTGATCGCGGCCAATGACCAGCCCGGCACCTGGCGGGTGAGAGTCACGGAGCTGTTCAGCAAGCAGACTGCCGAGGCCAACTGGACTGTTCGCTAG
- a CDS encoding pyruvate, phosphate dikinase has translation MPIARGELSTGLPDLDRVIRGLLPGDNVVWQVDDPAHYRQFAIPFCRAAVAQGRETIYFRFASHDPLVEATGGVQVLELDPRSGFESFASQVRETIQRMGTGAYYIFDCLSELAEVWLSDEMLGSFFLLTCPYLLDMETVAYFGLLRNRHSPEATALIRQTTQILLDVILFDGEEYLYPIKVQQRYSPTMHNLHLLHGDSCTPVVDSDIIARIQQAAPWMNLGSMGGGPGLWHRGFRQAEEVLEYGEAVLDTRRDPAGEAAPARPRSWDLKNRLLRMAVSRDERMLGLLDRYLTLEDLVAIRRRMIGTGLIGGKAVGMLLARAILKASDPRWETILEPHDSFYVGSDVFYTYLVNNGVWWVREKQRNPEGFLEGSETARQHLLTGTFPDYAEKQFLQMLDYFGQWPIIVRSSSLLEDNFGNAFAGKYESEFCVNQGPGQQRIGDFHSAVRAIYASAMGEKALVYRAQRGLLQRDEQMALLIQRVSGKLRDGLFLPDLAGVGLSLNPYVWHRDIDPSAGVLRIVMGLGTRAVDRTDDDYSRVVALNAPRRRLESTFDQIRRYSQRRVDCLDLEANRLISVAPGELARRAPDLPMSMLASYDRDLEERAGRSTPVSPWVLTFEGLLERTEFAEDMRRMLGALQEAYQYPVDVEFTTNLKPDGSYRVNLVQCRPLQVRGAGPDTSMPADIPAGSLLLASAGPIIGQSTDLNLERIVLIRPDAYARLPLNQRHQVARFVGSLAGVGTNPEGRGVLLAGPGRWGTSTPSLGVPVTFADISGATVVCEVAAMGEHAPPDVSLGTHFLNELIEADMLYLAVYPSRSSHVLNERLIESLPNRLARVLPDASGWAEVIHVLEAADLPPGTRVRFTANTPDQRAVCYLTGDFATGQGC, from the coding sequence ACCATCTATTTCCGCTTTGCTTCCCACGACCCGTTGGTGGAGGCCACTGGTGGCGTGCAGGTACTGGAGCTAGACCCGCGTTCGGGCTTTGAGAGTTTCGCTAGCCAGGTGCGCGAGACTATCCAGCGAATGGGCACCGGTGCATACTACATCTTCGACTGCCTGTCGGAACTGGCCGAAGTCTGGCTGAGTGACGAGATGCTGGGCAGCTTCTTCCTGTTGACCTGCCCATATCTGCTGGACATGGAGACTGTGGCGTATTTCGGCCTGCTGCGCAATCGCCACTCCCCGGAAGCCACGGCGCTCATCCGGCAGACCACCCAGATCCTGTTGGACGTGATCCTATTCGACGGCGAGGAATACCTTTACCCCATCAAGGTGCAGCAGCGCTACTCCCCCACCATGCACAACCTGCACCTGCTGCACGGCGACAGTTGTACCCCCGTGGTGGACAGCGACATCATCGCCCGAATCCAGCAGGCGGCGCCGTGGATGAACCTCGGGTCGATGGGGGGCGGTCCCGGCTTGTGGCACCGGGGATTTCGACAGGCTGAAGAAGTCCTCGAGTACGGTGAGGCAGTACTGGATACTCGACGTGATCCCGCTGGAGAAGCGGCCCCTGCAAGGCCGCGTTCCTGGGACCTGAAGAACCGCCTCTTACGCATGGCGGTGTCTCGCGACGAACGAATGCTGGGCCTTCTCGACCGGTACCTGACACTGGAGGACCTCGTCGCCATACGTCGTCGCATGATCGGAACGGGCCTCATCGGGGGCAAAGCTGTGGGGATGCTGCTCGCACGCGCAATCCTCAAGGCCTCCGACCCGCGTTGGGAGACGATCCTCGAGCCCCACGACTCCTTCTACGTGGGCTCGGATGTCTTCTACACTTACCTTGTGAACAACGGCGTCTGGTGGGTGCGCGAAAAGCAGCGCAATCCGGAGGGGTTCCTCGAAGGCTCAGAGACTGCACGCCAGCACCTTCTCACCGGCACATTTCCCGACTATGCCGAGAAGCAGTTCCTCCAGATGCTGGACTACTTCGGCCAATGGCCCATCATCGTGCGCTCCAGCAGCCTGCTTGAGGACAATTTCGGAAATGCTTTCGCGGGGAAATACGAGAGCGAGTTCTGCGTCAACCAGGGCCCGGGGCAGCAACGCATCGGCGATTTCCACTCCGCCGTGCGCGCGATCTACGCCAGCGCAATGGGCGAGAAGGCCCTGGTTTACCGAGCCCAGCGCGGCCTTCTGCAGCGAGACGAGCAGATGGCGCTGCTCATCCAGCGGGTATCGGGAAAGCTCCGCGACGGTCTGTTCCTGCCGGACTTGGCGGGGGTTGGGCTGTCCCTCAACCCGTACGTGTGGCACCGCGACATCGACCCTTCCGCGGGTGTGCTGCGGATCGTCATGGGCCTCGGGACCCGCGCGGTAGATCGCACCGATGATGATTATTCGCGGGTGGTGGCGCTCAATGCCCCGCGCAGGCGCCTGGAATCGACTTTCGACCAGATCCGCCGCTACTCCCAGCGTCGGGTGGACTGCCTGGACCTGGAGGCCAACCGGCTCATCTCCGTCGCGCCCGGGGAGCTGGCCCGCCGCGCGCCGGACCTGCCCATGTCCATGCTCGCCTCATACGACCGTGATCTCGAGGAACGCGCGGGACGTTCCACACCAGTCTCGCCCTGGGTGCTCACTTTCGAGGGCCTCCTGGAACGGACGGAGTTCGCGGAGGATATGCGCAGGATGCTGGGGGCACTGCAGGAGGCCTACCAGTACCCGGTGGACGTGGAGTTCACCACGAATCTGAAGCCGGACGGCAGCTACCGCGTGAATCTTGTACAGTGCCGTCCGCTGCAGGTGCGAGGAGCCGGGCCGGATACCAGCATGCCCGCGGATATCCCGGCCGGCAGTCTCTTGCTGGCATCTGCGGGCCCCATCATCGGCCAGAGCACCGATCTCAACCTGGAGCGCATCGTCCTAATCCGGCCCGATGCTTACGCGCGCCTGCCCCTCAATCAGCGGCATCAGGTAGCCCGGTTCGTGGGTTCGTTGGCGGGAGTAGGGACGAATCCTGAAGGGCGAGGGGTGCTCCTCGCGGGCCCGGGACGCTGGGGGACATCAACGCCATCCCTCGGGGTCCCAGTCACTTTCGCGGACATCAGCGGCGCAACCGTTGTCTGTGAGGTGGCAGCGATGGGCGAGCACGCCCCGCCAGACGTATCCCTGGGCACTCATTTCCTGAACGAACTGATCGAAGCGGACATGCTTTACCTTGCGGTCTATCCAAGCCGCTCCTCGCACGTACTCAACGAAAGGCTCATCGAAAGCTTGCCAAACCGCCTCGCAAGGGTGTTACCAGATGCAAGCGGGTGGGCCGAAGTGATCCACGTTCTGGAGGCCGCAGACCTGCCGCCGGGCACTCGTGTACGCTTCACTGCAAATACCCCCGACCAGCGGGCCGTCTGCTACCTGACTGGTGATTTCGCTACCGGTCAGGGTTGTTGA